In a single window of the Dethiosulfovibrio salsuginis genome:
- a CDS encoding TAXI family TRAP transporter solute-binding subunit, whose protein sequence is MKKKVLALALCCAMALGGTASARTFITIGSGGVGGTYYPLGGSMAEVLTKADIDVKATSRSTAASRENCRLVASGRAHIGMTMGSTLYQAYKGTDAFEADGALPLEILFNMYPAPQHLVTTTRTGITSFEELKGKKVSLGAPGSGNQVLARMILEAAGMDPDKDFSAQQLTQPEAAMALKDGNVDAVFWNFAAPGSAVMEVSAVRDVVLIPLPEDLVKKVVEKNSFLFPYTIKKEVYSGQTKDVLTVADGNYLVVKKGMDETLGYNLTKTLIDNREAFMKVTQQAVHFAPESSSVGIIPFTPGAVKYFKEQGIEVE, encoded by the coding sequence ATGAAGAAAAAGGTATTAGCTCTAGCACTATGCTGCGCCATGGCTCTAGGAGGGACCGCCAGCGCCAGAACTTTCATAACCATCGGATCTGGAGGGGTCGGAGGAACCTACTATCCCCTAGGAGGCTCTATGGCGGAGGTACTGACCAAGGCGGATATAGACGTCAAGGCGACCTCTAGGTCTACCGCCGCGTCCAGGGAAAACTGTCGACTTGTAGCATCAGGCAGGGCCCACATAGGGATGACTATGGGATCAACCCTCTATCAGGCCTACAAGGGCACCGACGCCTTCGAGGCCGACGGCGCTCTTCCTCTGGAGATACTTTTCAACATGTATCCCGCACCACAGCACCTAGTGACCACCACCAGAACGGGAATAACCTCCTTTGAGGAGCTTAAGGGCAAAAAAGTATCCCTCGGCGCTCCGGGCAGCGGAAACCAGGTTTTAGCCAGGATGATACTGGAAGCGGCAGGCATGGACCCTGATAAGGACTTCTCCGCCCAACAGCTCACCCAGCCCGAGGCCGCCATGGCCCTTAAAGACGGCAACGTGGACGCGGTTTTCTGGAACTTCGCCGCCCCCGGCTCGGCGGTAATGGAGGTATCGGCGGTCAGAGACGTAGTCCTGATCCCCCTGCCGGAGGACCTAGTGAAGAAGGTAGTCGAGAAAAACTCCTTCCTTTTCCCCTACACCATAAAGAAGGAAGTTTACTCCGGCCAGACAAAAGATGTCCTCACCGTGGCGGACGGAAACTACCTTGTGGTCAAAAAAGGCATGGACGAGACACTGGGATACAACCTCACCAAAACCCTCATAGACAACCGAGAGGCCTTCATGAAGGTGACCCAGCAGGCGGTCCACTTCGCCCCTGAATCCTCCTCCGTGGGGATAATCCCCTTCACCCCTGGAGCTGTCAAATACTTCAAGGAGCAGGGCATAGAGGTAGAGTAG
- a CDS encoding aspartate aminotransferase family protein — translation MDFGKLIPRNYKAELRKAVRGKGIYLYDDEDREYIDGCCGALISSLGHGNEEVAKAVYDQLLTLEFAHPSRWKNDATLEAAEEVASIAPGDLKNVWFVSGGSEAIESALKLARQYFVERDGKGSGKTTFIARWNSYHGSTIGTMGLAGSMARRREFTPLFQESPKIPPHYCYRCPYDMTCPSCELKCATALEDEIQRIGPERVIAFVAEPVVGSTVGALNPPEGYWQRIREICTKYDVLLIADEVMTGIGRTGKAFCVDHWDVVPEIICSAKAMASGYSPAGGILVSQKLVDVLKGGSGAFQHGHTYNANPASAAAITATIRIMKRDGLFENAMKRGEQLMAGLKDMMDLPIVGDVRGLGLMRGIEIVANKDTKEPFPPSIKAAALVTSCCMDQGLVIYPGTGMINGVAGDQFLIAPPLIVTEAQIDDILKKLRAGLEEACVRLKP, via the coding sequence ATGGATTTCGGCAAACTCATACCAAGAAACTACAAGGCGGAGCTGAGGAAGGCCGTTCGGGGGAAGGGCATATACCTCTACGACGACGAAGACAGAGAGTATATCGACGGTTGTTGCGGTGCTCTCATATCCAGCTTAGGTCACGGCAACGAGGAGGTGGCGAAGGCGGTCTACGACCAGCTGCTTACGTTGGAGTTCGCCCACCCCTCACGGTGGAAAAACGACGCCACCTTAGAGGCCGCCGAGGAGGTCGCATCCATAGCCCCAGGGGACCTCAAAAACGTCTGGTTCGTAAGCGGGGGAAGCGAGGCCATCGAGTCGGCCTTAAAGCTAGCGAGGCAGTATTTCGTCGAGAGAGACGGCAAGGGCTCGGGAAAGACCACCTTCATAGCCCGGTGGAACTCCTATCACGGATCCACCATAGGTACCATGGGGCTGGCGGGAAGCATGGCCCGCCGGAGGGAATTCACACCCCTCTTCCAGGAGAGCCCAAAGATACCTCCCCACTACTGCTATCGCTGTCCCTACGACATGACCTGCCCTTCCTGCGAGCTTAAGTGTGCCACAGCCCTGGAGGACGAGATCCAGCGAATCGGCCCGGAGAGGGTCATAGCCTTCGTGGCGGAACCGGTGGTCGGCTCTACCGTAGGTGCCCTCAACCCGCCGGAGGGATACTGGCAGAGGATCAGGGAGATCTGCACGAAATACGACGTGTTGCTAATAGCCGACGAGGTCATGACTGGAATAGGCAGGACGGGCAAAGCCTTCTGCGTGGATCACTGGGACGTGGTTCCAGAGATAATCTGCTCCGCCAAGGCCATGGCCAGCGGCTACTCCCCGGCGGGAGGAATTCTGGTCAGCCAAAAACTAGTAGACGTCCTCAAAGGAGGCAGCGGAGCGTTTCAGCACGGCCACACCTACAACGCCAACCCAGCCTCCGCAGCGGCGATCACCGCCACCATCAGGATAATGAAACGAGACGGACTATTTGAAAACGCCATGAAAAGAGGGGAACAGCTCATGGCGGGACTTAAGGACATGATGGACCTCCCCATAGTCGGCGACGTAAGGGGATTGGGCCTCATGAGAGGGATAGAGATAGTGGCGAACAAAGACACCAAAGAACCCTTCCCCCCATCCATCAAAGCGGCGGCGCTGGTGACCTCCTGCTGTATGGACCAGGGGCTGGTGATCTACCCCGGCACGGGGATGATAAACGGAGTGGCAGGGGATCAGTTCCTCATCGCCCCTCCCCTCATAGTCACAGAGGCACAGATAGACGACATACTCAAAAAGCTGAGAGCGGGCCTGGAAGAGGCCTGTGTGAGGTTAAAGCCATAG
- a CDS encoding MurR/RpiR family transcriptional regulator: protein MIFLIQGRGISNLLKEKIASEIKGFSPSQARIARFILDHPREAPFMTASQMAERIDVSESSVIRFASHLGYSGYPDLKEAMKELLLDQMTTIERMALYDDDHHKESTCQRTMALDMLDLGEAQKGLDPAKVEHFAKALVQAPSVYFAAQRSSSVLAQYLGFYLSWFLPSVNHLTADLFRENLITAPSESLVVGISFPRYSRWTVDVVSMAKERGHRIGVISDSSDSPMAQSSPEHTLVVPCRHISFIDSFTAPMSLMNCIIMAVAEELGDKAKGRLVELEELWTEGSVYSSK, encoded by the coding sequence ATGATTTTTTTGATTCAAGGAAGGGGAATCAGCAACTTGCTCAAGGAAAAGATAGCCTCGGAGATAAAGGGATTTTCGCCGTCTCAGGCCAGAATAGCCCGATTCATACTGGATCACCCTCGGGAGGCCCCCTTCATGACCGCCAGTCAGATGGCCGAGAGGATCGACGTCAGCGAATCGTCGGTGATACGTTTCGCCTCTCACCTTGGCTACTCAGGTTACCCAGACCTAAAGGAAGCCATGAAGGAACTGCTATTGGACCAGATGACAACCATAGAGAGGATGGCCCTTTACGACGACGATCACCACAAGGAATCGACCTGTCAGAGGACCATGGCACTGGACATGCTGGACCTGGGAGAGGCCCAGAAAGGGCTGGACCCAGCGAAGGTGGAACACTTCGCTAAGGCACTGGTTCAGGCGCCATCGGTCTATTTCGCCGCCCAGAGAAGCTCCTCGGTTCTCGCCCAATACCTCGGCTTCTACCTGTCCTGGTTCCTCCCTTCGGTGAACCACCTGACGGCGGACCTGTTCAGGGAAAATCTCATCACCGCTCCCTCCGAAAGCCTGGTGGTAGGTATCAGCTTTCCCAGGTACTCAAGGTGGACGGTGGACGTGGTTTCAATGGCTAAAGAGAGAGGCCACAGGATAGGGGTTATAAGCGACAGCAGCGACAGCCCTATGGCTCAGTCGAGCCCGGAACACACCTTAGTCGTCCCATGCAGACATATATCCTTTATAGATTCCTTCACCGCCCCTATGAGCCTGATGAACTGCATCATTATGGCGGTGGCGGAGGAGCTGGGAGATAAGGCTAAGGGTAGGCTTGTAGAGCTGGAGGAACTCTGGACCGAGGGGTCGGTCTATTCGAGCAAATAG